The following are encoded together in the Paludisphaera mucosa genome:
- a CDS encoding universal stress protein, translated as MGPIRKIFVPTDFSRHALEAFRQAVALARAAGAGVVVLHVARPPAVVVDGGRLSAATASGESGDLWAELRKIKAEEPEVAVELEVIVADRPDVAHVLDMVESAGCDLIVMGTHGLTGLKHRLFGGLTEEVVRRARCPVMVVKAHDDEAPAGETGDHGGELVAGTTGDATTST; from the coding sequence ATGGGACCCATCCGGAAGATCTTCGTGCCGACCGATTTCTCGCGGCACGCCCTCGAGGCGTTTCGCCAGGCGGTCGCCCTGGCTAGGGCCGCCGGGGCGGGTGTCGTGGTCCTGCACGTGGCCCGGCCCCCGGCGGTGGTGGTCGACGGCGGCCGACTGTCGGCGGCCACGGCGTCAGGGGAGTCGGGCGACCTCTGGGCCGAACTCCGCAAGATCAAGGCCGAGGAACCCGAGGTCGCCGTCGAGCTCGAAGTGATCGTGGCCGACCGGCCGGACGTCGCGCACGTCCTGGACATGGTCGAGTCGGCGGGGTGCGACCTGATCGTGATGGGTACCCACGGACTCACAGGCTTGAAACACCGGTTGTTCGGCGGCCTCACCGAAGAGGTGGTCCGTCGCGCCCGGTGTCCCGTGATGGTGGTGAAGGCCCACGATGACGAGGCCCCTGCCGGCGAAACGGGGGACCACGGTGGGGAACTGGTCGCGGGGACCACGGGGGACGCAACGACCTCGACGTAG
- a CDS encoding sigma factor-like helix-turn-helix DNA-binding protein, which produces MLEAIGHLPEDEREALDLVRIQRLSQAEAARMLGVFAMTVNRRRTAIRTLVERLVLRSCSDDQLSRGSRGRSSYSVGLRATNHARPPAYLWCLYHGLSGVTPTRRSDASPLSEAVGPGPSFGSPATFGAIWILRTGVGGDLTPLDERNRPRRRSPG; this is translated from the coding sequence ATCCTCGAGGCGATCGGCCACCTGCCGGAGGACGAACGGGAAGCGTTGGACTTGGTGAGGATTCAGAGGCTGTCGCAGGCCGAGGCCGCCCGGATGCTGGGGGTCTTCGCCATGACGGTGAACCGGCGGCGAACAGCCATCCGGACGCTCGTCGAGAGGCTGGTCCTCCGATCCTGCTCCGACGATCAATTGTCGCGGGGCTCGCGTGGCAGGTCGAGCTATTCGGTCGGGCTCAGAGCCACCAACCACGCTCGCCCTCCGGCCTATCTTTGGTGCCTGTATCATGGTCTCTCCGGCGTAACGCCGACGAGGCGATCGGATGCTTCACCTCTATCCGAGGCCGTCGGGCCCGGGCCGTCCTTTGGCTCACCGGCGACATTCGGAGCAATTTGGATTCTCAGGACGGGGGTTGGAGGCGATCTGACCCCACTAGACGAGAGGAATCGACCAAGGCGACGATCGCCAGGATGA
- a CDS encoding universal stress protein, with protein MGGTAEDPAEGPSVRVEHEVILAGQPDAEPVLRLLQERGCDLIVVGTHGRSGLRHLLIGGESGDVVREAECPVMVVKAAVPEGEAASRPMVGRTMSRGAT; from the coding sequence GTGGGTGGAACCGCGGAAGATCCGGCAGAAGGCCCGTCGGTCCGCGTCGAACACGAGGTGATCTTGGCCGGCCAGCCCGATGCCGAGCCTGTCCTCCGGCTCCTGCAGGAACGGGGGTGCGACCTGATCGTGGTGGGGACGCACGGGCGTTCGGGCCTGCGGCACTTGCTCATCGGCGGCGAGTCGGGGGACGTGGTCCGCGAGGCGGAATGTCCGGTGATGGTCGTTAAGGCTGCCGTTCCTGAGGGCGAGGCGGCCTCTCGGCCGATGGTCGGACGGACGATGTCGAGGGGAGCAACATGA